Proteins found in one Sorghum bicolor cultivar BTx623 chromosome 1, Sorghum_bicolor_NCBIv3, whole genome shotgun sequence genomic segment:
- the LOC8056778 gene encoding wall-associated receptor kinase 5, which produces MLLPAFLLQPLLLACFFSSFVHPMEPNTSRSWRCANMSIPYPFGIAGDGGSPFLSQGFQISCGSRRSAALSGPSLPIGNSVFGILDISLLDGFVTIAASASSQQCKGNSSFTLEGTIFTYSDTRNKFTALGCNVVAMLLNGSSGGYTGGCASFCSTKDNIVNGSCSGVACCQAPVPKGLKKMELEFSIISNKYNSTPPCGEAFIVEQNKYVFSSLDLDNKPQYRPVVLEWSIDGGSCEEAKQSSTSYACRENTYCYNSPNGIGYRCNCSDGFQGNPYLPGPDGGCQDIDECTTRNPCTHKCVNTKPGFHCRCPAGMSGDGFKEGSGCNGVGTLTIAGVTGLALLVLLFILGFWTHWLVKKRKLAKTKQRYFMQNGGLLLKQQMFSERAPLHIFTSSELDKATSNFSDDNIIGRGGFGTVYKGILSNQVVVAIKKAQRVDQTQMEQFVNELIILSQANHKHVVQLLGCCLETEVPLLVYEFITNGALFHHLHNTSSPMSWENRLSIAVETASALAYLHLATKMPIIHRDVKSSNILLDENFTAKVSDFGASRPIPYNQTHVTTLVQGTLGYLDPEYFQTSQLTEKSDVYSFGVVLIELLTRKKPIMDGMMEDVRSLVLQFSMLFHQNKLLEIVDPTVAEETGMRHIETIAKLALRCLRLKGEERPRMIEVAIELEALRRLMKQHFIMKSESLLHESWCHEEMSIHAPSNFCLGDDDIPEDESQEIILLPSNSLSA; this is translated from the exons ATGCTTCTCCCTGCTTTTCTCCTGCAACCGCTCCTCCTCGCATGCTTCTTTTCATCCTTTGTTCATCCTATGGAACCAAACACATCAAGATCTTGGCGGTGCGCCAATATGTCCATTCCTTATCCTTTTGGTATTGCTGGCGATGGCGGGAGCCCCTTCCTGTCCCAAGGCTTCCAGATATCATGTGGCTCACGTCGATCTGCTGCCTTGTCTGGTCCGTCGCTGCCCATTGGGAACAGCGTGTTTGGGATTCTTGACATCTCATTGCTGGATGGTTTTGTGACCATAGCAGCTAGTGCCAGCTCTCAGCAGTGCAAGGGGAACTCTAGCTTTACCCTTGAGGGTACCATCTTCACATACTCAGATACAAGAAACAAGTTCACAGCTCTGGGTTGTAACGTGGTGGCCATGCTGTTGAATGGCAGTAGTGGTGGGTATACCGGTGGCTGTGCTTCCTTTTGCTCTACCAAAGATAATATCGTTAATGGTTCGTGCTCTGGTGTGGCTTGCTGCCAAGCTCCGGTGCCGAAAGGGCTAAAGAAGATGGAGCTAGAATTCAGTATTATATCCAACAAGTACAACAGCACTCCACCATGTGGCGAGGCTTTCATCGTGGAGCAGAACAAGTATGTGTTTTCAAGTCTTGACTTGGATAACAAGCCTCAATACCGACCTGTTGTGCTTGAGTGGTCTATAGATGGTGGCAGCTGTGAAGAGGCAAAACAGTCCTCCACATCGTATGCCTGCCGGGAGAATACCTACTGCTACAACTCACCAAATGGAATTGGTTACCGCTGCAATTGCTCCGATGGATTTCAGGGGAACCCATACCTGCCAGGGCCTGACGGTGGATGCCAAG ATATTGATGAATGCACCACCAGAAATCCGTGCACACATAAGTGCGTCAACACAAAACCTGGTTTCCACTGCAGGTGCCCCGCAGGGATGAGCGGCGATGGCTTCAAAGAGGGAAGTGGTTGCAATGGAGTAGGCACGCTAACAATTGCCGGAG TCACGGGACTAGCTCTGCTAGTGCTTCTCTTTATTCTTGGTTTCTGGACCCATTGGCTTGTTAAGAAGAGGAAACTTGCAAAGACAAAACAGAGATACTTTATGCAGAATGGTGGCTTGTTGCTGAAGCAGCAGATGTTTTCTGAGAGGGCACCGCTGCATATATTCACCTCTAGTGAGCTTGACAAAGCAACCAGTAACTTCAGTGATGACAATATTATTGGCAGAGGGGGATTTGGGACTGTGTACAAAGGCATACTATCCAACCAAGTGGTTGTGGCAATCAAGAAGGCACAACGAGTTGATCAGACCCAGATGGAACAATTCGTCAACGAGTTGATCATTCTTTCACAAGCGAACCACAAACATGTGGTCCAACTATTAGGATGTTGTCTTGAGACTGAAGTTCCTTTATTGGTTTATGAGTTCATTACCAATGGGGCCCTTTTTCATCATCTACACAATACATCATCCCCGATGTCATGGGAGAACCGTCTAAGCATTGCAGTTGAAACTGCATCGGCACTTGCATACTTGCATTTAGCTACAAAGATGCCAATAATTCACAGAGATGTCAAGTCATCAAACATACTTCTTGATGAGAATTTCACCGCAAAGGTGTCTGATTTTGGTGCCTCAAGGCCAATACCCTACAATCAGACCCATGTGACAACATTAGTGCAAGGGACACTAGGGTACCTTGACCCTGAGTACTTCCAGACAAGCCAATTGACTGAGAAGAGTGATGTGTACAGTTTCGGTGTGGTACTTATCGAGCTACTAACAAGGAAGAAACCTATTATGGATGGTATGATGGAAGATGTGAGAAGCCTAGTACTGCAATTTAGTATGTTATTCCATCAAAATAAGTTGTTGGAGATTGTTGATCCTACAGTAGCCGAAGAGACTGGAATGCGACATATTGAAACGATAGCAAAGTTGGCGTTACGATGCTTAAGGTTGAAAGGTGAAGAAAGACCAAGGATGATAGAGGTTGCAATTGAACTTGAAGCACTGAGAAGGTTGATGAAACAACATTTTATCATGAAGAGCGAGTCTTTGCTTCACGAGTCATGGTGCCATGAAGAGATGAGCATTCATGCACCATCGAATTTTTGCCTTGGCGATGATGACATTCCTGAAGATGAAAGCCAAGAGATCATTCTACTTCCATCCAATAGTCTCTCAGCCTAA
- the LOC8056780 gene encoding plant cysteine oxidase 2: MNLNPHLHYRSPSPPFHYLHPCSVKHPSPSATMVGGSRAPPPPSLLLCLAYLLSVGFMNLAASFIHHVCAPSSSIVYLISHPHLVTDTLPRYYQQIGNLPQPNLAGASSGRQHTSPLIAASQERCFQCGATMATRSAGAATEMLIKKIDAGGAKRYSRHDEMGSEVVEDVKRQRRVVADALPSGRKRKRDADPEHDDRSVSESGGGEGPPQLVKPWLCPMPPLQRLLNACRALFTGSSSCTPPTSSAVAFVRGIMDKIGPNEVGLKDEVRFFNRMNTAGRQNPPIITCKPIYEDTNFTIAVFFLPLGAVMPLHDHPGMTVFTKLLIGSARLEAYDWVCPHAFPGLGSRSHRRRQMLAQKVRDHDVAAAASGTWVLFPNHGGNMHRFTAADDAHCAFLDVLTPPYAPMDQIRRCAYYQDVEICPYKHNNPCKSSTGAVSCDGLMEEHTHRLAWLEEVPKPRNLRIVCLPYRGPTIF; this comes from the exons ATGAACCTCAATCCCCATTTACACTACCGCTCCCCTTCTCCTCCATTCCACTACCTACACCCATGTAGTGTCAAGCATCCATCCCCATCTGCGACCATGGTTGGTGGCTCTAGAGCACCGCCGCCACCATCCCTTCTTCTTTGCCTTGCCTACCTCTTATCTGTCGGGTTCATGAACCTCGCCGCAAGTTTCATACATCATGTGTGTGCCCCTTCTTCATCGATTGTTTATCTCATCTCTCATCCTCACCTTGTTACGGATACACTACCGAGATATTATCAACAAATCGGCAACCTCCCCCAACCCAATCTGGCGGGGGCATCTTCTGGCCGACAACATACATCGCCGCTCATCGCTGCATCACAG GAGCGGTGCTTCCAGTGTGGTGCGACAATGGCGACAAGGAGCGCGGGCGCCGCCACAGAGATGCTCATCAAGAAGATCGATGCCGGCGGAGCCAAGAGGTATAGCAGGCATGACGAGATGGGGAGCGAGGTTGTGGAAGATGTGAAAAGACAAAGAAGGGTGGTGGCGGATGCGCTGCCGTCGGGCAGGAAGAGGAAGCGAGACGCCGATCCAGAGCACGATGACAGGAGCGTGAGCGAGAGCGGCGGCGGTGAAGGGCCGCCGCAGCTGGTGAAGCCGTGGCTTTGCCCTATGCCGCCTCTCCAGCGGCTCCTGAACGCGTGCCGTGCCTTGTTCACGGGCTCCTCCTCCTGCACACCACCGACGTCGTCCGCTGTCGCCTTCGTCCGTGGCATTATGG ACAAGATTGGTCCAAATGAGGTCGGGCTTAAGGACGAGGTCCGTTTTTTCAACAGGATGAACACTGCTGGTCGTCAGAACCCTCCTATCATCACGTGCAAACCTATTTACGAGGACACCAACTTTacg ATCGCGGTGTTCTTTCTGCCACTCGGAGCGGTCATGCCGCTGCACGACCACCCGGGCATGACGGTCTTCACCAAGCTGCTCATCGGCTCAGCGCGTCTCGAGGCCTACGACTGGGTCTGTCCCCATGCCTTCCCTGGCTTGGGCTCCCGTTCACATCGTCGTCGTCAGATGCTCGCGCAGAAGGTGCGGGACCATGACGTCGCCGCGGCGGCATCCGGCACCTGGGTGCTCTTCCCCAACCACGGCGGGAACATGCACCGCTTCACCGCCGCGGACGATGCCCACTGCGCCTTCCTCGACGTCCTCACGCCGCCCTACGCGCCCATGGACCAAATAAGGCGTTGTGCCTATTACCAGGACGTCGAAATCTGCCCCTACAAGCACAATAATCCCTGCAAGTCCTCGACAGGGGCTGTCAGCTGCGATGGGCTTATGGAGGAGCACACACACCGGCTGGCATGGTTGGAGGAGGTCCCCAAGCCTAGGAACCTTAGGATTGTCTGCTTGCCATACCGAGGCCCTACGATCTTCTAG